One Mus musculus strain C57BL/6J chromosome 2, GRCm38.p6 C57BL/6J genomic window, tacacacatttacacattgggTCTATGAAACAAAGCTCATataactatatacatacacatacatatacttttGATGCATGGAGCACAGttctaatgattttatttttctctcagagtGAGTATATCCCAGGAATATCTTTGAAGACTACAAAATACTCTATGATTACATTataattttcttctagtgaataattacaATGAGtatacataagaaaaaaatatcttatCCAACACAGTCACATTATCAAAGGTTTTACGTATTatggataaaataaaattgttcctAGGAACCcacatacatttttaattaagCAGCTTGTCATAGATTAACAAAGTAGAAACAATCAAAGTATTTTTCTCATCAAGGTTTTCTTATTGGCAGGCTCTAATGTGTGGTTaaaaggtgtcttagtcagggtttctattcctgcacaaacatcatgaccaagaatcaagttggggaggaaaggttttattcagcttacatattccacattgctgttaatcaccaaatgatgtcaggactggaactcaagcagctcagaaagcaggagctgatgcagaggccatggagggatgttctttactggctttcttcccctggcttgctcagcctgctctcttatataacccaagattaccagcccagagatggttccacccacaaggggcctttcccccttgatcactaattgataaaatgccttacagttggatctcatggaggcatttcctcaactggagctcctttctctgtgataactccagctatgtcaagttgacacaaaactagccagtacacaaggAAAGGATCAATTATTCCATTACTTATCTTTAAAAGTTATTTCTACTTTAAAACTTTAGGATGCACATCTATACAGTaataggtttttttattattattattaaatcaaATTACGAGGCTGATGCAATAATCAGTGCAAGAGAGTAATCATCTCCTTGACCAGTAGTCCAGCCTTAGCAGGAGCCATGTCAGACAGTGGTAGACTGGTTGCCATCGTTCTTTTCCTCTGACATTAAAAACATTCCTCACTCAAGAATCAAAGTATGTCTTTATGAAATCTAAATTGTTGAATTAGGTTTTGTACATCAAACCCACTAAGAAAAAACCTTTTAACCTAACTTCTCTAACAATCTACATCTCCAAATTCTTTCTAAGGATGGCAGGTGAATTAGTAATCTGCTCCAGCTGCAATGCTTGAGAAAGTCCAACAACTAATACTGTAGGTGCCAATAAAATTTCCCAGTGAGGGGTTGAAAGCTCATTTAGAGTTGTCATTCAACATATTGATTAGGGGTGATGCAAGGGCAACATGCAGAGCAAACCACAAGTGCATAATATCCTCAGGACATACAGCGTTTCCTAGGAACACCCATTCTGATTGTGCTAAGCAGTGTGTGGTATTTTACAAGTTTTAAAGCTCTTTTGCTGTTCCTCTTGCATGGTACCCAACCTCTCTCCCTTTTAAGTTTGTTAAATGAAGTGTATGAATATTTCTCTGGGATCAGAGAATGGCAGCAACCAGATGTTTGAAGATGCTTGgaagcagaaataaaattaaaataaattttccaaTTGTACTTCAAAAATTAGTGAAAAAGTTCCCCAAACAATTATCTTTAGCAATTTTAACTGAAGTGATTAGAGAACTGTCTACCTACGCAGGTGAAAAAAGTGTAATCTAGCATGACTAATGGAACTAACCTGGGAATGAAGTGTATTCCTACCAACTGAAAGTTGAAAGCAATTCCATACATTTCTCAAATGATTCTGAACCTGTTCCCAATACATCTGTGAACCATTATAAGGTAGAAGTGTAACACAAttctgctgcagaccctctgggcccctgtgtctgcatggaacgggttCTCTCGAGTAGATGGGCAAAGCTTAGgaattgacaaacagatgcacacacaagagaggtgttgaatctgaatgtaatgtctggTCGAACATAAGACTATTATATTACAGCGAATTATCAGGAGCTACAAATCATAAATAAGACAAGGTACACTGAAATTTACCAGATACAACAGAAAAGAATTTGCAGgaactaattaaatgtttacattagggataacaagtcctgcctaggatcagcctaatgccaggcaagaatttcacactttagtgttaatagcaccagggggttttaactcttgacaggcctcaagaataatgtggtGTCacggagctctaaattcttaggtcttgTAAAactttatcttgtctggagaattcCCCATTTATCAGGATAGTATATCAACTTGCtcttgacatggaatgtagcctgtagtaaagatttctatctcagtgagatttccaggctctttctgcagatAACTGAGTTAATGGCCCTGATTTATAGTAAcacttaattagttactgaataggttagaCTCCTTGCTATAATCTGGAATTTCGGAACACTgggaaaggctttagctatgtcagaatacaatcttaaaaggcacttattatagggtaatgcttaatagagggcacgtggatccatacactagactaacgcgggagtggaaaattaattttatgggttagggggatggccaaaactccaggaggaagtttccttgaaactcttttcctcagaGAAAGCTTCCAGACTTTcatttgtcaagctgactccaccagagcaGTAGCACAATTCCATTTAATGTTATAATGGCAAGAAGTGGTTAGGTGAGTCTGAATATTCTAAATTTGGGTGCCCACATAAAGACTAGCTTCCTCTGGAACATTGGCTACATCAGTCAATCCCCTAACTCTTTTTTCCTGATTAATCAATTCCAACGAATCATTCTGAGATAAGAAATATATATGATGAGCAGTTGTACCACAGTGATAACTGAAACTGACATATATCACAAAACCTAAAGTAAGTTTAGGAGAGCATTCATGGAATGGTATACACCAAGCAGTTCCCCACAAACACTCCAGCAGCTTCGAAAATGGAGAGCAACAGTCTTTTGATGATATAATGGATGACTCTGCTGAGGTGCCTTTGTACAGAAAGCAATAGCTTTTGTAAGAAAATCAACTTTACCTTTATGCCCAGGACTTGAGAGTAATCAATTAGCTTGAACCTGTCCACAAAGTAAGGTCAAGTTCTTtgagttccatctccccactgttgggcattttggctaaggtcatcccaaTTGGGTCCAGGGACCCTCTCCCTGATATCTGAGGACTTCTAGAGGTTCCCCCTGTGTCATCCCAACCtgctgcttatttccattcattctcctatcCATCTCAGCTTCTCTTCTATCATCCCTACATACCTGATCCtgcttcctttttccctcccccttcacTCTGCCaccctgttccctccctccctctgcctctagtgattattttcttcccctttctaagtgggattgaagtatctgaacttgggccttccttattgttaagcttcatataatctgtgagttgtatcatagtTATTTTGAACTTCTtgactactatccacttatcagtgaggacatactatgtatgtccttttgagtctgtgtCACTTCACTCACAGACCATATCCAATAGTTAGACATGGCCATGATTTGAGACATGGGGTCACACATCCATCTTCAAAGttcttgacccagaattgttcctgtctaaaggaaattcagggacaaaaatggagcagaaactgaaggaaaggccattcagtgactggcccaacttgggatccatcctatgTGCAGGCAACAAACCTCTATACTactactgatgccatgttgtgcttgcagacaggagcctagagaGGCTTTGCCAGCAGATGACTGAGACAGTACAGATACAACCAACTGTTGGACTAAGGttgagactcttatggaagagttaggggaaggactgaggagctGCAGGTGATTgaaaccccaaaggaagaacaacagtatcactAACctagacccctcagagctctcagagTCTAAGCTACCATCCAAAGAGTTGGTGGGCCATGAGCTGGTTTGTGATCCCTGCTAtagatgtagcagaggacagccttgtctggcttcagtgggaaaggatgcacttaatcctgtagaaacttgatgccacAAGGAAGGGGGATCCTAGTGGGGTgtgtgggtgagtagggaagcaTCCTCTCTAAATCAAAGGGGAATGGAGATGGGGTGGCCAGGAACTCCCATCTGATTCAGGGGAAAGCTCCTCTATGGATAGCTGATCAAGGCACTAACTTATGAGTATAATGGATGTTTTCAGGAGTATATTTTTATTGCTATATCATTTAAGTAGAATaacagtatttggttttacccttgTTACTTGGCCTATATCTCAGGATCTTGTTTAGATCATTATCAGATATTAATTAGTCATTATCAGATATTAATGACATCTTTACTTTAAAGCAACATACAACAACAAACTGCTATATTGTGTTAAACTcgaaatgttctttttctttccttctgctagGAAggaattttatttgtatatgctAGATAAATTTGTATATCACAGCATTTGAAATAAAGCACCAATTTCAAAAAAGTTATTTATGTAAAACTATAAAGACCGAACTTTATATTTTTTCAGACATTTAGCACACtattaaaatttataaacaaacagacaaacaataaTTTCAACTTTATAGCAACTTTATATAGACATGCGAGAAAGGATCCATAAAAGTCATGTCATTAGAAAtttgtaagatttttttctcagatatatagtatttaacaaataaaatttactcaaatatCTTTGCTTTAAATTGTATCTAATTCTTATAGGTGATTGATAAATTTTAACAATATAAGTTTGATTATTATAATTGTTGTAGCtaaaactttgagtactatattgattaaatagtaagaaagtgggcagccttgtcttgtccctgattttagtgggattgcttcaggttTCTCTACATTTACAATGCTGTTAGTTATTCATTTGCTGGTGCTTTCAttaagtttaggtatgtgccttgaattcctgatctctccaacacTTTTAATATTAAGGGGAATTCTATTTTGTTAAAgatttttagcatctaatgagatgaccatgtgatttttttctttgagtttgtttatatagtagattatgttgacagatttctgtatattgaaccatctctgcatccctggaatgaagtctaATTGATCAAGGTAAGTTATCTTTTTGGTTTGACTTAATTAGGTTTGCAAATTCCCTTGTAAGCACAAGTCAAATCCCCAACACAGAAGAAACagtacctaattcattctatgaagccatggttactctgataccaaaaaaaaaaaaaaaaaaaaaaaaaaaaaaccacaaagacccaacaaagaaagagaatttaagaccagtttcacttatgaatatagaagcaaaaatacttaataacagCCTcataaaacaaatccaaaaacatatcaaaaagatcatttACAACAATCGAGTAGGTTTCATGCCAGGGACTCAGAGGTGATTCAATAAACATCACGTTTTCAAAGCTAGAGAAATGACAGTTTCAAGAGGTGTTACTCCACCCACAAATCAACTTCTTTGCTGCTTCCTTCACATCCTTGTTCCTCAGGCTGTAAATCAGAGGATTCAACATAGGGATGACCAAGGTGTAAAACACAGCAGAGACTTTTTCCTGTTCCATGGAGTACTGAGAGCTGGGCTGGATATAACTAAATGTTCCAGAACCATAAAATAATGTCACAGCTGTCAGGTGTGAGGCGCAAGTGGAGAAGGCTTTACGCCTCCCCTCAGTTGAGCGGATTTTCAGAATGGCAATGATAATGTGAATATAGGACACCATGACAATGATGAAAGTGAAAATAGCAATCACTCCAGAGAAGACTAAAAGCAGCATCTCATTGATGTGTGCATCAGAACATGAAAGCTTCAAAAGAggaggaacatcacagaagaagtGATTCACAACGTTGGGACCACAGAAGTCCAGTCTCAGTAGACTTATTGTGTGAGTCAGGGAATTAATGATGCCACACAAGTAACATGCAAGAACCATGCTAATACAGATGCTGAATGTCATAATAACTGTATACATTAAGGGGTTTACAATTGCCACATAGCGATCATAAGCCATCATAGACAGGAGGATGACTTCTGTGGTTGCATACACCATAAAAAAGAAActctgcaaaacacaagaaaggagTCTACTAGATTTGTGTTCTGATACGATATTGATGAGCATCTTAGGAGCAATGACAGTAGAGTAGCAGATATCACAGAAAGAGAGGTTACTAAGAAAGAAGTACATTGGGGTATGAAGGTGGGCATTCAACCAGATCAAGAAGATCATTCCCCAGTTACCcacaaaaatgattaaataaattatGCTGAAAAGCAAAAAGAGAGGAATCTGCCAATCGGGATTTTCTGTTAAGCCAAGGAGTATGAATTCCTTCACAACTGTATGATTCCCTGGGTCCATGGTTTCAGTTGTCTACAGTTCTttgttacaaaatattttcatgagacttatataaaaattaaatacctAAACATATTTCTTGCAGAATCTGAGAGCCATCATTGTGTGACACACAAAGAGATAACCCTGtagttgttgaaaaaaaaaaaaaagaatgtcagcaATATCCCATATGTGTGATATAAAATCTATATGCTGAGACTGACCTCCATATCCATATACATCACCTCAAATATTTTCTCACCTTTTGCCTAGATGTCTGACACACATTTGACCAATGATACCTAATATAGGAACCTAGCCAGGTCAAATCTATAGATCAATATTTTCATCTGTTGTTTTAAGAATGATTATCACAAGTGTCATTTTTTTGTGAGAATTTTCGCCTTCACGTTCTTGTTCAATTTTCTTTTAGCATTCTAGCAATGTTGTGAGaactaaaaacaataaaacattctAGGTTCTACAttgtgaaaagaaaatatattgggTGAAACAGCAAAACTTGCAACtttgtgtatattttcttttcaaaaagatAAGGTTGAATTTCTCCTAATTCCTTCTGAAATGATCCATTTTCAATTCAATATTTGGTAAGGTAAATAAGAGTACAAATATGCATTCTCACACAGTTTATAAACATCTAGCAGTTACTTTTATGAACTGATTCCTTTGACAAGATATAATACTTAAATAAGCATTGTTGTGACCTGAAGCAGCTGATGAACTGTTAGCAACCTAATCATGCACTGATTAGCAACTGAATAACTAGGATATATGCATTTAAGTAGGACAGAGAATAGAAGGAAATGATGAGGGTTATGACACAAATGGGATTAATTTCCTGCTTTTATCCCAATGGCTATTGAAATTTACTAAAAAATTGGTGGCTTTAAGTAACGAAGATTCATTTACTTTTAGTTTGGAAGTCAGAAACATGACACTATCTGATTTCCTAGGTGGAATGTACATGGCTATGAGGCCATACTCTTACTAGGGAACCTAAGTGATGAAACATTTTATAGGCAACTAGCCTTTTTGAACCTCCAAACTATACTGACTTTTAAGAATAAACATATTCTCCTAAAACAGCAATATAATGCATTTGACTTTCAgcactgtttcttcttccttctcacctTGAAAGAACACTTGATTGTGTATATTTTGCTTCTCATGCTCTTCCTCTTAATCACATGTCAACACACTATTTTCATATGAAGTAGTGTGTATGAATCCTAGAGACCGAGATTTAAACAACACTAGGGGTTATCATTCAGTCTGTCACATTTATATAACATCTATAATAAGtatgaaataattaaataatttaatgagATATGTGGGtgtgtaaaaatgtgtgttccaAGAAGAGAACACAGTAAGCTCAAAACCTAGAGTTCTTTGTAATAAGGAGGACTTCTAAATATACTTAAGTAAAAAGAACAGTAAGAGAAAATTCTGAGGATTTAAGATTATTGCTCCTGTGGCCATTGAATTCTGTTTGAAATCTCTCAGTGAGATGGGGAAAATATTTGGACAATATATCACAGTACATGAATTCCATGTTTTGTGGTTAGCAAAGtatttaccttttttttaataatttctttttagcATTTACATTTGAGCTACTTCTACAAAAGTAATTTGTgaaagaataaatcttttttcctaaaacacaaaacacaggAGTTTCAACACAATACTGGAGTGGCTGTAATCAACTCCTGTATCAAATCTTATCATATATATTTGTTTCAAAATGGGACATGTGTTTACCTCATTAAGCATAGCATACAATCAGTTTTCATATTCAAAGGATATTTTGTATATTAAGAAAGCCTATAAGGCATTTGAAACTTCAAGAACTTATTTGGTACCTCACATTTTCTAGTCATTATGTAGGTAATCCTGACATGCTGTTCCATATCAATGGATATTGATGTGTCAATACTAAAATGATCACTCTGTATCATAAGCCCACCCACTTAGTGCCTGTGTATGTTCCAGATCAATGGCCTTATAGTGAACCAAAGAGCTTCTGTGGCAAATTATTTcagctttaattaaataaaaactataaacatGTCCCAGGATTGAAAACAAcggaaagaaaagtagaaaaaattctcaaaatatgTTATTGGAACCTTAAAGAAATAGTTTTAAGTTATTTAAAAGTaccattattttattaaattaattgagaaccatataaattatatacaatcTGAAATTGTGTAGTTTTTATATTTGCATAAGTGTGCAAATATCTTTAAAGTACTGTATGAATGCAGTATTACACCATAAAAAATATGCTTGTTATTACTGTTTGCAATAAAAgctaatataattataatataaatttgtGTACATTGTATAAATAATACTCTTATCTATGATATGTAGAGGATTGGAAAAAGAATAGCCTACAAATTAGAACATAATATTCTAAATTGTTGAATGTGATGCTACACATAGACAAGAGCAACTTTCTTCTGATAATgctcaggaaaaaagaaatagaaaattcttCACATGGAAACTTACTTGCAACCTGTAGAAGCTCAAAGGAACAACATATCTGCTGTAGAAGATCTGGCTTTCACAAATCTTTAAGGACTTATTATTTGGAACACGGTTGCTGAGATAGTTTCTATTCTACTGGGGAAAGAATCCATATCCCACTGTGCTTGTGTAAGTCTCAGTTGTCCACAGTTGAGTCATTAGCAGCTTTCTTGACTCTCAAGTGTAAAACTAATCAGAGAGCTGCCATCCATTCTCATTTATGTTCAATAGATAGTTTTACTTTCACAAAGAAGTAAAGGGGGATCCTTTCATAAGTACTGTTTTTAAAGAAGCTGGGAATTTCCCTAAATTCAAACATCTTGCTTTAATGCCCAATCAAGACAAGAAACGAAGCAGCAGAGGTGACAAAAAAAGGATATTGCAATTATTTGTAAGCCACTTGGAATACTGTGAAATATTCTGTCAAGAAAATAACATAAGTTCATTATTATTTCTTCAAAACTGCTGTATCTATACAggatttttgttcttattttgacATCAAATAGGGCATTCCGTCAATATACTCTAAGATCTTTAATGCTAATTCTCTTGAGACACATTGTCCTATATAAAaccgagtttcatgtgtttacaaTTGTATGTTAATGTAATTATCATGAGCTGATATTGAGGAGGATCAAAATCATACTTTAGATTTCAAGCCCCATGTTACCAAATAAGatgtaatttttcaaaatgttttacatCTATTTGTATAGTTGATAAATGATGCTTTAAACCATGATAATAGTTTAAATTGCCAGACAAATTCAAACCAGCTCATAAATTACAATTTACACTAAAGTTATAATCACATGTTTGaacattttagaaatattaaaataacttATATTCAATTCAAAAGTTAATTTCAGTCTTCGTCTCTTTGGAAAGTatgtcaaaaatacaaaaaaaaaatatattaggttttgaaaactaaagaataggagctagagagatggcacaacagttaagagcactggctgctctttcagatgtTCTGaattcaattcacagcaaccataTGGAATCTCACAACCACGAATAATGGGATTGCATTCAGGCATTCGTGCAAACAGGGCTATCAAATACattagatgaatgaataaataaacaaatgaatgaataatgtGTCTAAAGAAGACTTTAATAGTGGGCtttcttgaaaaaatattttcctatgaATATAAAAAATTGATTTCTCCAACTGCAGACAATatgcttaaaacaacaaaaaaagaaaaacaaaacagaacaaaacaaaataccaccaccaacaaaatgcAAGGAAAAGTGGACCATATATGAATCCCAGTGCTTTAGGGGCAGAGCCTAGCAGATTAGCAGAACCATTGACCATAGTTATGTTGAGAAACTCAGGGCCTGCTGTGGTAAAATAGCAGGTTCCTAGTGAATACATATTGCTATGATGTTATTGATTGAGCTTTCATGCTGGCATCTCGAATGGGATTGGGTACAGATGTAAATGAAGATTTctggatttatttttgttatttatgttcatgttgttttgtttcctctcaGGATATTTTGAAAGTATGATGCCTATGTTTTTCTGATTTCCTTGCATGTTCAGCTAACATAGGAAGTGCCTATTGGTATTAGAGAATGGGTTGGGATAAGAAATGTTAAAGGTTTAATGTTGTGATCCATTGGAAATATTATTAGATAGAAATGTGAGACCACATCAGTTTTTATGTTACAGAGCTTGAACCAAAGCTGTGTAGATTGGATATCAGGAATAGTAGGAAATATATCATATTGAGACTTTTTCAGACCTTCACTGAtataaataatgacacagaggcttactaatattttaaagtttaagtCTTAGCTTGGGTGTCTCCAAACTACTCTATCACAACTAACTGGCCTATGTACTGTCATGTGATCATTATTAGATCATTACTAAAGCCAATTAGAAACAATTCTAGAATACCTTACTCTGTTaaggaaaaatgaatattttcaaaacatCAGACTGGTGTAGCAGCTTGTATTATGAATGCAAATTATGATCCTCAGAAATGTGCTTCTAAGAGGAGGTCTGCAGTATCTTCTAGGAACCTgttcccagttggttctgatttgTAAATaacaatcccagcaaccaatagcTGGTAAGGATAGACAGGGCCTGGATTTTAGGAT contains:
- the Olfr1109 gene encoding olfactory receptor 1109 isoform X1, which gives rise to MALWNHTVVKEFILLGLTENPDWQIPLFLLFSIIYLIIFVGNWGMIFLIWLNAHLHTPMYFFLSNLSFCDICYSTVIAPKMLINIVSEHKSSRLLSCVLQSFFFMVYATTEVILLSMMAYDRYVAIVNPLMYTVIMTFSICISMVLACYLCGIINSLTHTISLLRLDFCGPNVVNHFFCDVPPLLKLSCSDAHINEMLLLVFSGVIAIFTFIIVMVSYIHIIIAILKIRSTEGRRKAFSTCASHLTAVTLFYGSGTFSYIQPSSQYSMEQEKVSAVFYTLVIPMLNPLIYSLRNKDVKEAAKKLICGWSNTS
- the Olfr1109 gene encoding olfactory receptor 1109, which codes for MDPGNHTVVKEFILLGLTENPDWQIPLFLLFSIIYLIIFVGNWGMIFLIWLNAHLHTPMYFFLSNLSFCDICYSTVIAPKMLINIVSEHKSSRLLSCVLQSFFFMVYATTEVILLSMMAYDRYVAIVNPLMYTVIMTFSICISMVLACYLCGIINSLTHTISLLRLDFCGPNVVNHFFCDVPPLLKLSCSDAHINEMLLLVFSGVIAIFTFIIVMVSYIHIIIAILKIRSTEGRRKAFSTCASHLTAVTLFYGSGTFSYIQPSSQYSMEQEKVSAVFYTLVIPMLNPLIYSLRNKDVKEAAKKLICGWSNTS